From a region of the Odocoileus virginianus isolate 20LAN1187 ecotype Illinois chromosome 19, Ovbor_1.2, whole genome shotgun sequence genome:
- the MTRES1 gene encoding mitochondrial transcription rescue factor 1 isoform X2 translates to MAMTSVRLPSSVLRKSDAWIGLCRALRGTPSHKGCASWNRYLYLSSANSNASNYKTVLHNIFSLRLPGLLISPEYIFPFSIRLKSNISSKKSTKKTLQKVEDEGDSDEERDHNEMSELEEEPKDNPSEVKDYKDLDKVVQSFRYDVILKTGLDVGRNKVEDAFYKGELRLNGEKLWKKSRTVKVGDTLDLLIGEDKEAETETVMRIVLKKVLEEKTSSEKYRVVLRRWKKLQLPKKSMLK, encoded by the exons ATGGCCATGACTAGTGTCAGACTGCCCAGCAGCGTTTTAAGAAAGTCAGATGCCTGGATTGGACTCTGCAGGGCACTGCGAGGGACACCTTCACATAAAGGCTGTGCTTCCTGGAATCGATACTTGTATTTGTCTAGTGCCAACTCAAATGCATCAAATTATAAAACAGTCCTCCATAACATTTTCTCACTGAGACTCCCAGGGCTTTTAATATCTCcagaatatattttcccattttccatAAGACTCAAAAGTAATATAAGCTCTAAAAAATCCACTAAAAAGACTCTACAAAAAGTGGAAGATGAAGGGGACTCTGATGAAGAGAGGGACCATAATGAGATGAGTGAGCTAGAAGAGGAGCCCAAGGACAACCCCAGTGAGGTCAAAGACTATAAAGACCTGGACAAAGTAGTACAGTCTTTCCGGTATGACGTTATCCTGAAGACGGGCCTAGATGTCGGAAGGAA caaagtggAAGATGCATTCTACAAAGGTGAACTCAGGCTGAATGGGGAAAAACTATGGAAGAAAAGCAGAACG gtGAAAGTGGGAGATACATTGGATCTTCTCATTGGAGAGGATaaagaagcagaaacagagacagtgATGAGGATTGTCCTGAAAAAAGTGCTGGAGGAGAAGACCAGCAGTGAGAAGTACAGGGTGGTGTTACGACGGTGGAAAAAGTTACAATTGCCTAAAAAGAGTATGCTCAAATAA
- the MTRES1 gene encoding mitochondrial transcription rescue factor 1 isoform X1: protein MISQHNGSEWGERVKSDWKLSFSGTRRVELLLTEMGMAAARADLGLEIYQSLFQGQLTVKSLLCIQMDTSNRQSDTMSGSPRPPLGSLISLGRLNRTQLWVMAMIYNSKMIQPARFKMPGTKSRGNQVVCAMAMTSVRLPSSVLRKSDAWIGLCRALRGTPSHKGCASWNRYLYLSSANSNASNYKTVLHNIFSLRLPGLLISPEYIFPFSIRLKSNISSKKSTKKTLQKVEDEGDSDEERDHNEMSELEEEPKDNPSEVKDYKDLDKVVQSFRYDVILKTGLDVGRK from the exons ATGATTTCCCAACATAATGGATCTGAGTGGGGGGAAAGAGTCAAGAGTGACTGGAAACTTTCCTTCTCAGGAACTAGAAGGGTAGAGTTACTATTAACTGAAATGGGGATGGCTGCAGCTAGAGCAGATTTGGGATTGGAGATATATCAGAGTTTGTTTCAGGGCCAATTAACAGTGAAGTCCCTGTTATGTATCCAAATGGATACATCGAATAGGCAGTCAGATACTATGTCAGGATCCCCAAGACCACCTCTGGGTTCACTGATTTCACTGGGGAGACTCAACAGGACTCAGCTATGGGTCATGGCTATGATTTACAACAGCAAAATGATACAACCTGCAAGGTTCAAGATGCCTGGGACAAAGTCTAGAGGAAACCAG GTAGTATGTGCCATGGCCATGACTAGTGTCAGACTGCCCAGCAGCGTTTTAAGAAAGTCAGATGCCTGGATTGGACTCTGCAGGGCACTGCGAGGGACACCTTCACATAAAGGCTGTGCTTCCTGGAATCGATACTTGTATTTGTCTAGTGCCAACTCAAATGCATCAAATTATAAAACAGTCCTCCATAACATTTTCTCACTGAGACTCCCAGGGCTTTTAATATCTCcagaatatattttcccattttccatAAGACTCAAAAGTAATATAAGCTCTAAAAAATCCACTAAAAAGACTCTACAAAAAGTGGAAGATGAAGGGGACTCTGATGAAGAGAGGGACCATAATGAGATGAGTGAGCTAGAAGAGGAGCCCAAGGACAACCCCAGTGAGGTCAAAGACTATAAAGACCTGGACAAAGTAGTACAGTCTTTCCGGTATGACGTTATCCTGAAGACGGGCCTAGATGTCGGAAGGAAGTAA